A region from the Desulfuribacillus alkaliarsenatis genome encodes:
- a CDS encoding ABC transporter ATP-binding protein produces the protein MFDIELKSVTKTYIGSDNPALTNLCLSVEKGSIITLLGPSGCGKSTTLRLIAGFERADSGVISIAGKVVSSDNAWIPPEKRGVGMVFQDYALFPHLDVYNNIGFNYKQSDRDKRIKEVIELVNLNGFEKRFPHELSGGQQQRVALARALARRPVVVLLDEPFSNLDADLRTHMRVEVKRIIKEAGATAVFVSHDQKDALAISDRIIVMKDGVIQQNGTPREIYQFPANTFVAKFVGQTNMLEGIIGPDAKSVVTELGTIPCNHTHSLPPGEKVYISVRPDSLEMDANGDIEGVITQATYTGESIDALAQVKLQNNKTKDMLVHIHPEVCIRIGDKVNFKVLPNFVAVVKHENY, from the coding sequence GCCTTAACTAATTTATGTTTGTCTGTAGAGAAGGGTTCAATCATAACGTTATTAGGTCCTAGTGGTTGTGGTAAGTCGACAACACTTCGTCTTATAGCTGGTTTCGAACGAGCAGATTCAGGTGTTATTTCAATAGCTGGAAAAGTTGTGAGTAGTGATAATGCTTGGATACCACCTGAAAAGCGTGGTGTAGGCATGGTGTTTCAGGACTATGCATTGTTTCCGCATTTAGATGTGTATAATAATATTGGCTTTAATTACAAGCAGTCTGATCGCGACAAAAGAATTAAAGAAGTTATCGAATTGGTCAACCTAAATGGCTTTGAAAAACGTTTTCCTCATGAACTATCTGGAGGTCAGCAGCAAAGGGTAGCACTAGCTAGGGCCCTTGCACGTCGCCCTGTTGTAGTGCTTTTAGATGAACCATTTAGTAACTTAGATGCTGATTTGCGTACACATATGCGTGTTGAGGTTAAGCGTATTATTAAAGAAGCAGGGGCGACAGCGGTATTTGTATCCCACGATCAAAAGGATGCATTAGCAATATCTGATCGCATAATTGTTATGAAGGACGGCGTTATTCAGCAGAACGGAACACCAAGGGAGATATATCAATTCCCTGCTAATACTTTTGTTGCTAAGTTTGTAGGTCAGACAAATATGCTTGAAGGGATAATCGGTCCAGATGCTAAATCAGTAGTGACTGAATTGGGGACGATTCCTTGCAATCATACCCATAGCCTTCCGCCTGGGGAAAAAGTTTATATATCAGTTCGCCCTGACAGCTTAGAGATGGATGCTAATGGTGATATTGAAGGTGTCATTACACAGGCCACATATACTGGTGAGTCTATTGATGCTTTAGCTCAAGTAAAGCTTCAAAACAATAAAACAAAGGATATGCTTGTGCATATTCACCCAGAGGTATGTATTCGAATTGGAGACAAGGTGAACTTCAAGGTGTTACCAAACTTTGTAGCCGTTGTTAAGCACGAAAATTATTAA